The genomic DNA TCATGAATCGCCGAATCTACGTATATCGAAAATCCAAAGCGATGTCATTACGATGGAAGAATGTAGTCGAAAGTTACTGGAAAACCAATCCGAAACATTTATCGGTATCATTCGCTCAGGGCAAGTTGTACAAGCGGACGGCGATCTCGTTGTTATTGGTGATGTGAATCCGAATGGTCGTGTTGTAGCAGCGGGCAGTATTTACGTGCTTGGGCGACTAAAAGGGATTGCGCATGCTGGCGTGAATGGCAATCGAGAAGCTGTCATTGCAGCATCTTGGCTAGAAGCGACACATCTTATGATTGCTGATGAAATTGAAACGATGACGGACGAATTGACAATTTTGTCAGAACAGCCGGAAATGGAATGTGCTTATTTACATCCGAATGGTTTTATCGCCATTAATCGTTTGCAGGAACTTCGGATACTCCGACCGGGTCTATCATCATTTAAAGGAGGAAGCTGACGTGGGAGAAGCAATCGTAATAACATCTGGTAAAGGCGGTGTTGGCAAGACGACAACAACTGCAAACCTTGGAACGGCATTAGCGCTTCAGGGGAAGAAAGTATGTCTCGTAGACACCGATATCGGACTCCGCAACCTCGACGTTATACTCGGTCTTGAAAATCGTATCATTTATGATCTTGTCGATGTTATTGAAGGACGTTGCAAAGTGCAACAGGCCCTTGTGAAAGACAAGCGTTTCGAGGATGGGCTTTATTTGCTGCCAGCCGCTCAGACGACAGATAAAAATGCTGTTACACCTGAGCAAATGAAAGCGTTAATTACTGAGTTAAAGCGGGATTATGATTATGTCATCATCGACTGTCCTGCTGGTATTGAACAGGGGTACAAAAATGCAATTGCAGGTGCAGACCGGGCAATTGTTGTGACGACGCCTGAAATTTCGGCTGTCCGAGATGCGGATCGTATTATCGGTCTACTGGAGCAAGAAGATATCGAACCACCAAAGTTAATTATTAATCGCATTAAGCGTCAGTTAATGACGGAAGGCGATGCGCTTGATGTCAATGATATTACAACGCACTTATCGATTGATTTATTAGGCATTGTGCTCGATGATGAAAATGTCATTGTCTCTTCGAATAAAGGAGAGCCTGTCGTCATGGATCCATCGAATCCAGCTGCAATGGGTTATCGCAATATGGCTCGCCGCATTCTAGGTGAATCGGTTCCACTGATGTCATTGAATACAGGGAAGCCGGGCTTTTTTGAAAAGATTAAACTGATATTTTCAAAATAAAGAAAAGCGCAAGCGCCTGTTCAGAGGCGATAGGCGCTGGAGTCTGGACAATTAAGTACAGTTATCCCCAACACATTTTGTGGTGGGGATTTTTTTATCTTAGTTCAGCAAATATCTGCTGAACTAAGATAAAAGCCTTCGGTGGATGTCATTCCTTTCAAAATCCAGACGCAAACACGCCGAGGTGTAATTGATGCGTTGATATAACTAGTCCCGAAAATCATCTCGCCCATACTATTCTCGCCTTTGGCGACATATACTAAAAAAAACGGGTGGTGTTACGGGGTGAAATGGAGGACAAAGTGGTTATTGGCAATTGTCTTGGCGATTGGCGTTATCGGGGTAGCGAAGTTGGAGCAGGCCGGTGTAATCCAGCAGCCTATCACGCAGTATGTAACAACCGGTCAAGATTTTTTAGTCGTGAAGAAATGGGTCGCGTCGATGATTGAAGACCCCGAGGCTGAAACGATTGCGGTTATGGCAGACCCACATAAGGAAGAACCTTTTTCTGCTTACGAATCTATGCAACCTTACAAGAGTGGTGTCATCGTGTCGTACGCAAATCCATTGCCAATTGCGGCGCATGGTGATGGGCTTGTCATGTTTACGGGTTTTACACGTCAGTCAGGGAAAACGGTAACGGTTTTATATGATAATGGAGATGAAGTGACCTATGGCTTTGTGGGGACTTTTTCAAAACTGCCCTATACAACTGTGAAAAAAGGGGACACGCTCGCATTAATGGATGAGGACACCATCTTTTTAATGGTAAAACGAGATGGGGTTGCATTAGATGCATCACTATTGCCAACCTTTTTGTCAGGGGAAGCGCAATTAGAAGGGGAATGATGAAGTTTCGACTACATCCCATTTTGTTGCCTTTTTTTCTGTTTTTAATCGTAACAGGTGGCTGGTCGATGTATGCGCTTCTTTTCCTGTCGTTGCTTCTTCATGAAGTAGGTCACCTTATTGTGGCGTGGCTTATGCATATGCGTGTTCGCTCCTGTACGATTATGCCGTACGGTGGGGAGCTTGTCATCGTGAATCGCCATCTGGCATCTAAAAAAGCGCAGGTGCTCGTTGCACTTGGGGGGCCGGCGGCAACACTCCTTCTGTTAGTTGTGGCGGTCATCGTCCCGTTTCCTGGAGATGATGCCGTCATTCGCATTCAAGTAGCGTTATTATGTATTAATTTACTTCCGATTCTCCCGCTAGATGGTGGACAGGTACTTTGTCTATGGTTCGAATCAGAGGATGCTGTGCACCGTAGGCGTTCCTTTTTTTTAGGGTACTCTATTTTGTTTTTAGCAATGGCGATTTTCTTGTTAACAAGTTATTTACCGGCAACAATGCCGTATATACTACTTGCCATTTTTTTGCTGATACAAAACATCTCTGTGCTTCGCTATCAAAAATATGATAAGGCTTATAGAGAAATAATTATAAAACGGTTGACGTAATTAATTCTACGTGGTAATATTCAAATGTTATTGTTTGTAGCACCCGTGCTACTGCAACCGCACTGATAGGGTATAAGCATCCATATGGATCACCTTAGAAGGCGAGTCTGAGTCTAAAGAGGAGGTGCAAGTATGTACGCAATCATTGAAACTGGTGGTAAACAAATCAAAGTTGAACAAGGCCAGGAAATCTACATCGAAAAAGTAGCTGGTGAAGCTGACGAAATCGTCACTTTCGACAAAGTTCTATTCGTAGGTGGAGAAGACGTGAAAGTTGGTGCTCCATTCGTGGAAGGTGCTTCTGTAACTGGTAAAGTTGTTAAACAGGGCCGCGCTAAGAAAATCACGGTATTCAAGTACAAGCCTAAAAAGAACTACCGCAAAAAACAAGGTCATCGTCAGCCATACACGAAAATCGTCATTGACGGTATCAACCTGTAAGCCGGCATGATTAAGATCATCATCAATGAACAATCTTCAGGCCACATCCATTCATTTGAGATGAAAGGTCACGCTAATTTCGCAGAACATGGAAAAGACCTTGTCTGTGCAGGAGCATCCGCAGTATCCTTCGGGGCTGTCAATGCCATCATTGCGCTTACAGGAAAGACCCCTGACATCCATCAAGGAGCAGACGGTGGTTATTTGAAAGTCATTTTTCCGGAAGATGATGAAAAAGATTACGATATACAGTTAATCTTAAAAGCGATGATTGTCTCATTACAGACGATTGAACAAGACTATGGGCAACATATAAAACTCATCTTCAATAAGTAGGAGGTGGCATACATGCTACGTTTGGATCTCCAGTTTTTCGCATCGAAAAAAGGGGTAGGTTCTACTCGGAACGGTCGTGACTCTCACTCGAAACGTCTTGGCGCAAAACGCGCTGACGGACAATTCGTGTCAGGCGGCTCAATCCTTTATCGTCAGCGCGGAACGAAAATTCACCCAGGTGAAAACGTCGGTCGCGGTGGTGACGATACACTTTTCGCGAAAGTTGACGGCGTTGTACGTTTTGAACGTCTTGGCCGTAACAAAAAGAAAGTTAGCGTTTATCCTGAAGTTCAGGAAGCGTAACATACGACAGGAAGGACTGCATATGATGTGCAGTCCTTTTTCTTTTTATAAGATGAAAGTATACGTTTTTAAACTTTTTCTTTAACAAAGGTGCTTTTGTTTTTCTAGAACCTTTATTGACGAAGAAAGGTATGAAAATGTTATACTATAGTCATGAAATAGTGGCGGTGAATGAAAAATGGGAAATGAGAAGCTGACAGTAGCAGAAGCACTAAAATTTGCACGGCATGATTTTCTGAATGAACTTCAGCTAATCTTGCTCTATATGGATCTTGGGAAACATCCTGAAGCTAGAAAAACGATTATGAATGCGACGGAGTGTATGCGGCAAGTATCTGTATTAGAAAAGCTTGGTCTTCCCGCAGTACAAATCTGGCTGAGTACGTTTGACTGGACGTACAGTGTATTTCCAAAAACATTAACTTGCGATATTCAATCAGGCATTCGGGAAGTGGATGATGCCGAAGTTGTATCTTATTTACAACAAGTATTCAGCGAAGCGGAAAGAGCGGTTGACCCCGCGAGCGAATATGAAACGCAAATCGATGTTCATGCATTGCAAACAAGTTGGTCAATCCAGATTACAGTCAATGGTGTTATGCATAACAAATTACCGGCTCCAAAAGTGACAGGAGATTTTATGGTAGAAGAAACATTTGCGCATAATCAATGGACGTTCACAATTAGTGGACGATAGGAGGAAAATAGATGTTTGTCGATCACGTAAAGATTTTTGTAAAAGGTGGCGACGGCGGTGATGGGATGGTTGCCTTCCGTCGAGAAAAGTATATCGCATACGGCGGGCCAGCTGGCGGTGACGGTGGAAAAGGCGGCGACGTCGTTTTTATCGTTGATGAAGGGCTACGGACATTAATGGATTTCCGTTACCAACGTCATTTTAAGGCAACGCGTGGTGAGCATGGTGGTACGAAAAACATGCATGGTAAAGGTGCGCCGAATATGGTCGTAAAAGTTCCACCTGGCACGGTTGTCACGGACGTAGCGGATGGTACGATTATCGCAGACCTTGTTGAGCATGGTCAAACTGCTGTCATTGCCAAGGGTGGTCGTGGTGGACGTGGGAATAGTCGTTTTGCAACGCCGCAAAACCCAGCACCAGAACTGTCGGAAAAAGGCGAGCCGGGTGTAGATCGGGAAATTAACTTGGAGTTAAAGGTACTAGCAGATGCAGGTCTTGTTGGATTCCCTAGTGTAGGGAAATCGACGCTGTTATCCGTTGTTTCTTCAGCAAAACCGAAGATTGCGGATTATCATTTTACAACGCTTGTTCCGAATCTAGGGATGGTCGAGACAGAGGATCATCGTGGTTTTGCGCTTGCAGATCTCCCAGGTTTGATTGAGGGAGCGCATGCGGGGATTGGATTAGGGCATCAGTTCTTACGTCATATCGAGCGTACGCGTGTCATCATTCATGTCATTGATATGTCAGGACTTGAAGGGCGCGATCCGTTTGAAGATTATGAGACGATTAACGAAGAATTGGAACAATACAATATGCGTCTGATGGAACGTCCACAAGTAATCGTTGCCAATAAAATGGACATGCCTGATGCAGAAGAAAATCTCAAAGCATTTAAAAAGAAAGTGGGCGACGATGTTCGCATCTTCCCGATTTCTGCGATTACACGAAAAGGTCTTGATGATTTACTGTTCGCAGTTGCGGATCTGCTTGAAACGACACCAGAATTTCCAATGTATGATATCAAGGATGAGGACGAGAATTCTGTACTTTACAAAC from Sporosarcina sp. FSL K6-1522 includes the following:
- the rplU gene encoding 50S ribosomal protein L21; its protein translation is MYAIIETGGKQIKVEQGQEIYIEKVAGEADEIVTFDKVLFVGGEDVKVGAPFVEGASVTGKVVKQGRAKKITVFKYKPKKNYRKKQGHRQPYTKIVIDGINL
- the obgE gene encoding GTPase ObgE; amino-acid sequence: MFVDHVKIFVKGGDGGDGMVAFRREKYIAYGGPAGGDGGKGGDVVFIVDEGLRTLMDFRYQRHFKATRGEHGGTKNMHGKGAPNMVVKVPPGTVVTDVADGTIIADLVEHGQTAVIAKGGRGGRGNSRFATPQNPAPELSEKGEPGVDREINLELKVLADAGLVGFPSVGKSTLLSVVSSAKPKIADYHFTTLVPNLGMVETEDHRGFALADLPGLIEGAHAGIGLGHQFLRHIERTRVIIHVIDMSGLEGRDPFEDYETINEELEQYNMRLMERPQVIVANKMDMPDAEENLKAFKKKVGDDVRIFPISAITRKGLDDLLFAVADLLETTPEFPMYDIKDEDENSVLYKHESEVDFEITRDDDGAFVLSGYTIERLFKMTDFNFDQSVRKFARQLRGMGVDDELRKRGAEDGDTVRILEFEFEFLE
- the minC gene encoding septum site-determining protein MinC; this encodes MTKQQYVTIKGTKAGLVLRLDDKCAYSDMIAELRLKVQEDGLEGLVEVQVHTGNRYCNEEELKEIMHIIHESPNLRISKIQSDVITMEECSRKLLENQSETFIGIIRSGQVVQADGDLVVIGDVNPNGRVVAAGSIYVLGRLKGIAHAGVNGNREAVIAASWLEATHLMIADEIETMTDELTILSEQPEMECAYLHPNGFIAINRLQELRILRPGLSSFKGGS
- a CDS encoding ribosomal-processing cysteine protease Prp, yielding MIKIIINEQSSGHIHSFEMKGHANFAEHGKDLVCAGASAVSFGAVNAIIALTGKTPDIHQGADGGYLKVIFPEDDEKDYDIQLILKAMIVSLQTIEQDYGQHIKLIFNK
- the minD gene encoding septum site-determining protein MinD, with the translated sequence MGEAIVITSGKGGVGKTTTTANLGTALALQGKKVCLVDTDIGLRNLDVILGLENRIIYDLVDVIEGRCKVQQALVKDKRFEDGLYLLPAAQTTDKNAVTPEQMKALITELKRDYDYVIIDCPAGIEQGYKNAIAGADRAIVVTTPEISAVRDADRIIGLLEQEDIEPPKLIINRIKRQLMTEGDALDVNDITTHLSIDLLGIVLDDENVIVSSNKGEPVVMDPSNPAAMGYRNMARRILGESVPLMSLNTGKPGFFEKIKLIFSK
- a CDS encoding site-2 protease family protein, with the protein product MKFRLHPILLPFFLFLIVTGGWSMYALLFLSLLLHEVGHLIVAWLMHMRVRSCTIMPYGGELVIVNRHLASKKAQVLVALGGPAATLLLLVVAVIVPFPGDDAVIRIQVALLCINLLPILPLDGGQVLCLWFESEDAVHRRRSFFLGYSILFLAMAIFLLTSYLPATMPYILLAIFLLIQNISVLRYQKYDKAYREIIIKRLT
- the rpmA gene encoding 50S ribosomal protein L27, which translates into the protein MLRLDLQFFASKKGVGSTRNGRDSHSKRLGAKRADGQFVSGGSILYRQRGTKIHPGENVGRGGDDTLFAKVDGVVRFERLGRNKKKVSVYPEVQEA
- a CDS encoding Spo0B domain-containing protein, whose translation is MGNEKLTVAEALKFARHDFLNELQLILLYMDLGKHPEARKTIMNATECMRQVSVLEKLGLPAVQIWLSTFDWTYSVFPKTLTCDIQSGIREVDDAEVVSYLQQVFSEAERAVDPASEYETQIDVHALQTSWSIQITVNGVMHNKLPAPKVTGDFMVEETFAHNQWTFTISGR
- a CDS encoding M23 family metallopeptidase, with product MKWRTKWLLAIVLAIGVIGVAKLEQAGVIQQPITQYVTTGQDFLVVKKWVASMIEDPEAETIAVMADPHKEEPFSAYESMQPYKSGVIVSYANPLPIAAHGDGLVMFTGFTRQSGKTVTVLYDNGDEVTYGFVGTFSKLPYTTVKKGDTLALMDEDTIFLMVKRDGVALDASLLPTFLSGEAQLEGE